The genomic region TTACCTGGAGAAAATTTGACACAAATCGGGGGAGGACAATATAATTTAACTGGGAATCTCTTCAATGCGGGTGATGAGATGTTTTATGGTTGGGCTGGCGCTAATTTAGAAGTTGATTTGTCCCGGGGCAAGACCTGGAAAGAAGCGGTGAAACGTGAGTCGGTCGAGGCCTTACTGGGGGGTAAGGGGACCAACGCCAGGATATTATGGGATAGAGTCCCCCCCGAGGTTGATGCCTTCTCCCCGGATAATCTGCTGATAGTGGGTACCGGGGCGCTGGTTGGTACCATGCTGCCCAGCGCTAACCGCACCATCATTACCTTCAAGTCTCCGGTGACCGGCATCAAGGCATATTCGGCGATGGGTGGATTTTTCGGGGCAAAGCTGAAAGCTGCCGGATACGATACAATCATTATTTCCGGTAAATCCCCCGTGCCGGTGTATTTATGGATAGATGATGACCGGATTGAGATACGAGACGCCAGCCATCTCTGGGGCAAGGGTATCTTCGAGACTCGAAGAATCATTGAAGAGGAGCTAAGTGTGGATGGCGTTGAAGTCATTTGTATCGGGGCTGCCGGTGAGAACCGTGTCTTTGCCGCCAGCATCGAAGGGACCAATGGTGTCAGTGCCAGCCGGGCGGGCCCGGGGGCGGTCATGGGGGACAAAAAGTTAAAGGCGATAGCCGTTCACGGCACCAAAGATATTAATATTGCTGATGGCGCCAGGTTCGTTGAGCTGTGTCAGCAGATTATGGATCGTTCCGGTCCGGTAAGGGAGAAATCGGCTAAAAACGAGTCGGCGACAATAACCTACGGACTGGTTGGCGGGAATATAGAGGTTGTCGGGCATTTCAGCGGCAATATTCCTGCTGAAGTGCGGCAGAAGGTCAAGGATTTACCCCGCCAGGTCAACGATTTTGCTCAGAAATTTAAGGCCCGAGAGGTGGCCTGTTACAATTGCCCCATCAGGTGCAAGTGGGTATACCCTTCCGCCGTTGGTGAGCACGCTATCACTATAAAGTGCCAGCACTCTTCGGCGGGCATGATTCACTCCCGGATAATTGATTGTGGCTACGGAATGAAGTTTTACAGTTTGTGCCAGGAGCACGGACTGGACGATATCTCGCTGGCTAACTACATCGGCTTTGCCATTGACCTGTACCAGAGGGGTATTTTGACTGAAGCGGATACCGGGGGTATGGAGCTGGAGTGGGGGAACCCGGAAGCGGTCTATTCCCTGATTGAGAAGATTGTCCGGCGGGAGGGGATTGGCGATGTCCTGGCTGACGGGGTCTA from Dehalococcoidales bacterium harbors:
- a CDS encoding aldehyde ferredoxin oxidoreductase C-terminal domain-containing protein, encoding MFYGWAGANLEVDLSRGKTWKEAVKRESVEALLGGKGTNARILWDRVPPEVDAFSPDNLLIVGTGALVGTMLPSANRTIITFKSPVTGIKAYSAMGGFFGAKLKAAGYDTIIISGKSPVPVYLWIDDDRIEIRDASHLWGKGIFETRRIIEEELSVDGVEVICIGAAGENRVFAASIEGTNGVSASRAGPGAVMGDKKLKAIAVHGTKDINIADGARFVELCQQIMDRSGPVREKSAKNESATITYGLVGGNIEVVGHFSGNIPAEVRQKVKDLPRQVNDFAQKFKAREVACYNCPIRCKWVYPSAVGEHAITIKCQHSSAGMIHSRIIDCGYGMKFYSLCQEHGLDDISLANYIGFAIDLYQRGILTEADTGGMELEWGNPEAVYSLIEKIVRREGIGDVLADGVYRAAQRIGKSAENYTYHTKKLEPLPFDVRGKPHVALPIATIDKADRTRGLSGTQNQVWQLPREEREAYIKAGFFQFPEEFEKYFLTDFDMSGRDYEGLCQFAVYNEEILAMTDMLGVCFFWTNFFPYPPINSRALMADLISAATGMDVDEAEATRMARRVINLTRAYNVREGISRKDDNIPKIFFQKAAEPPYHQFDQALLDKWLDRYYELKGWDERGIPTAGILAELGLDGVRRELENRGILAAPGVVASTV